The DNA sequence AACTTGATGTAGGCCTTCACGAGTTTTTTCTGGATGAGTTCACGGCTCAGTCCGAGCTTCTCGTATTTGATAACCGGCTTTATAACGGTGTAATTCTCCCAGTCATCTTCGATGAGTCCCTGGCTCTTGAGCTCCGCATAGATCGGGGTGCCGGGGAATGGGGTCAGTATTGAGTACTGGCTGTAGTCCGGGTCAAGCTTTATTGAAAAGTCTATGGTCCGGTCCATCTCGGAGGGTTTTTCACCGGGATATCCCAGTATGAAGGATGTTATGACATCCACCCCAACCTTCTTGGTGACCCTCACAGCATCCTCGGCCTGCTTCACGGTTATGCCCTTTTTCATCATATCAAGGACGCGCTGACACCCTGATTCAACGCCATAATATATTGTGCTCATTCCAGCGTTCCTCAGGTCCCTGAGAAGGGACTCCTGGACCATATCCACCCTTGAGGACGTGACAAAGCTCACATCAAGGTTCCTCCTCCGGATCTCCTCAGAGATCTCCCTGGCACGGGGTCGGTGGAGCATGAAGGTGTCGTCAAGGAATGCTATATCATGGAGGCCATAAACCTCCACAAGTTCCTCAACCTCATCCACTACGTTCTCCGGGCTCCTGAATCTGAACTTCTTACCCATTATGAGGGATGATGAACAGTACCTGCAGGGGTAGACACAGCCGCGGCTGGTTATCATCCCCCCGGCGTCCTGGCTGGATGTCTCATAGTCCCTGAAGGGCACCAGGTGCCTTGCGGGGAAGGGTATCTCATCAAGGTCCTCTATGAGGGGCCGGGGTTCGTTTGTCCGTATCCTGTCACCCTCGCGGTAGGTGATACCTGCAACACCATCCAGGGATCCTCCCCTCTCATGGTTCTCTGCAAGGTCAACGATGGTGGCCTCACCCTCACCCATGACAACAACATCAAGGTCCCTGCACTCCCTCAGTGTGTCTACAGGGAGAAATGTGGGGTGAGGACCGCCTATAACCGTCAGGACGTTGGGTAAACGATCCTTTATGGCCTTTATGTACTCGAGAGATGTTCTTATTGTTGCGGTGGTTGCGGTTATTCCCACGATGAAGGGGTTGATCCTCTCAACGAGTCTGGCAACCCCCTCAACTCCCATTCTCCGGAGGTCATCGTCGATTATCTTAACACTGAAGGATGCCCTTTCAAGGGAGGCTCCAAGGTACATCAGGTTGAGGGGCGGCAAAACAAAGCCCAGTTTATTTTTCACGGCTGTCCTGTCCTCGGGGTTTATAAGCACGACGTCCAATTAAACACCACCAGTCTCTTTTTCTCCACAGATTCTGCACCATTCACTCATGTTGTTCACACAGCCGGGGTCCGGTGAACGGATGTCCCCAAGGTAGGATAGGGCGCGTGCTCTGCAGCCGCCGCAGATGTATCTTGATTCGCATGATCCACAGTGACCTGTGAGTTCATCCCTGTCCCTGAGGGTCTTGAGGACCTTATTTGTCTTCCATAAATCTTCAAAGCTGTCTTCGAGAATGTTTCCCACACGCATATCCTCACGGTGGGGGAAAAATACGCAGGGGTAGATATCGCCATCAGGTTCTATGCTAAGGTAAAATCTTCCAGCGCCACATCCACCGATGAATTCAGCCAGCTGAAGAGTTTCCTCTGTGTATTCGGGGTTATAGAAGTGGGTGGGTATTATCTTCTTATCATGGCTGAGACCCGCTGCAATTGGTGCGAACTGTGGCGCCGTTGAAAGTATCTGGATTTTCTCCTGGAGGTTACTGTGGTGGGCATCACAGAGGACCCTGTATCTTTCACCCGGGCTTATGTCCAGTTCCTGGTTCTCATTTCCCCTGCCAGCGGGTATGAAGTTGTAGAGCATGAACCAGTCTGCACCCAGCTCATGGAAGAATTCACCCATGCCGGCCAGATGCATACAGTTCTCTGAGGTTACAGTGGTCGCAACCTCCACAAGGATGTCGTACTCTGAGAAGTTTTTAACGGCCTCACAGGCCCTCTCCCATGAGCCATCAACACCACGGAATCTGTCATGGACCTCTGGCCTTATTGAATCTATGCTTATCTGGACAAACTGCAGGCCCGCATCGACGAATTTACTGCAAGCATCCATGTCACTGAAGATGTAGCCATTGGTTGCCATGGCAGTGTACATGCCGTTTTCATGGGACCTTGATATGTACTCTATTATGGTGGGGTGTATGCTTGGTTCTCCACCCGAAAAGGCAAGGGATGTTACACCTGCGTCTGCGAGGGTGTCTATAACCCTGAGACCTTCAGAAGGTTTCATTTCACATGATTTTCGACCGGCGTATTCATAGCAATGTTTACACTTCATGTTGCAGCGCTTTGTAATGTTCCATACAACCTGGAAGGGGGCTCCGGGTATGAATGGCCTGTTAACACCGAAAACCCGATGCCCCTGAGGACGCTGATGAGGCCCCTGAACCAGTATTGATCATGCATCTGTTCCCGTATATCCTCCTCCTTCACGCCAAAGGCATCCGCTCCCCTCTTCACTATGAGTCCAAGGATACTGGACAGTAACCTGCACTCAAAGCAGCATTCATCACCATGGAGGAAATGTTTCAGGGCACTTTCTATTCTTGGAGCTCCGTCCTTCCGGCACTCCCCTGTCATATGCTTTAGAAGTATCCTTGAAGCAGGGTTTTCAGCAACCCTCCGGAATGTATCTGTAAGATCCCTGAGATCCCCCCGGCGACTATCCCTTAATCATACCACCTCCTGCCATACCGTTCCATAATATGTCCATGAACCGCCCGGCTGATGGTGTTTCATGTCCACGGAAGTGTGAACTGAGACTTGCATGTGAGATGTAGCTTACAATAATCTCTGCAGCGGTCCCAGGATCCACAGCCCTTAAGGAGCCCTCATCGATCTTCTTCCTCAGGTAAGCCTCAATTGAATTGTATATCAATCTGCCAGCTGAATCAGGAACCTCCCATTCCTCAAAACCGTGTTCTTCAAGTTCCCTCTCAACCATCATTACGAAGAGGAGGTCGATCTTCTCCTCGACCATTACCCGGATTAGCTGTTCGCTGACTTCCTCAAGTACATCACGCGGGTCACCATCCCCATCAAGGACTTCAAGTACCTGGGACAGCCTTTCAGTGCTCTCATCCATTATCCTTTTGAGAAGATTTTTCTTGGATCCAAATTTTCTGAATACTGTT is a window from the Methanothermobacter thermautotrophicus str. Delta H genome containing:
- a CDS encoding B12-binding domain-containing radical SAM protein; the encoded protein is MLINPEDRTAVKNKLGFVLPPLNLMYLGASLERASFSVKIIDDDLRRMGVEGVARLVERINPFIVGITATTATIRTSLEYIKAIKDRLPNVLTVIGGPHPTFLPVDTLRECRDLDVVVMGEGEATIVDLAENHERGGSLDGVAGITYREGDRIRTNEPRPLIEDLDEIPFPARHLVPFRDYETSSQDAGGMITSRGCVYPCRYCSSSLIMGKKFRFRSPENVVDEVEELVEVYGLHDIAFLDDTFMLHRPRAREISEEIRRRNLDVSFVTSSRVDMVQESLLRDLRNAGMSTIYYGVESGCQRVLDMMKKGITVKQAEDAVRVTKKVGVDVITSFILGYPGEKPSEMDRTIDFSIKLDPDYSQYSILTPFPGTPIYAELKSQGLIEDDWENYTVIKPVIKYEKLGLSRELIQKKLVKAYIKFYSRPRYLLKHSYMIRVFFETLYRTYIEPKIPFKKDR
- a CDS encoding radical SAM/SPASM domain-containing protein → MKCKHCYEYAGRKSCEMKPSEGLRVIDTLADAGVTSLAFSGGEPSIHPTIIEYISRSHENGMYTAMATNGYIFSDMDACSKFVDAGLQFVQISIDSIRPEVHDRFRGVDGSWERACEAVKNFSEYDILVEVATTVTSENCMHLAGMGEFFHELGADWFMLYNFIPAGRGNENQELDISPGERYRVLCDAHHSNLQEKIQILSTAPQFAPIAAGLSHDKKIIPTHFYNPEYTEETLQLAEFIGGCGAGRFYLSIEPDGDIYPCVFFPHREDMRVGNILEDSFEDLWKTNKVLKTLRDRDELTGHCGSCESRYICGGCRARALSYLGDIRSPDPGCVNNMSEWCRICGEKETGGV
- a CDS encoding TetR/AcrR family transcriptional regulator — protein: MLVSTYISGIMVSTEKRITNAARELFIKRGYRGTATREIASRAGVSEVTVFRKFGSKKNLLKRIMDESTERLSQVLEVLDGDGDPRDVLEEVSEQLIRVMVEEKIDLLFVMMVERELEEHGFEEWEVPDSAGRLIYNSIEAYLRKKIDEGSLRAVDPGTAAEIIVSYISHASLSSHFRGHETPSAGRFMDILWNGMAGGGMIKG